A single genomic interval of Flammeovirga agarivorans harbors:
- a CDS encoding TonB-dependent receptor has translation MMKKTICSMLCLLLATTVFSQELTQVIRGQIVDATSKAPLPFATIIVTSLEAPLGIVADDQGNFRLEGVPVGRQNVKVTLMGYEPVMVNNLMLNSAKELVLTIPLKESITQMEEVVIRASEGNGKTLNEMVSVSGQSFTVEQTERLAVFDDPARVVASFAGVTTGNLDDNGVVIRGNAPKGVLWRLEGVEIPNPNHFGGLGSFGGGAISALSGLMLGDSDFLTGAFPAEYGNAMSGVFDMQFRNGNNETAEHAVQLGTLGLDISSEGPFSKNSNASYLFNYRYSTLALIKPILPEDNGIPTYQDLSFKINVPTQKAGVFSIWGLGLIDGIDSRANTDTTEWISEYDSYSDLGTFRTGILGVTHNYSFSNKTFLKTSIVASQEYKRYEEERYDFQLDAFPTADLSIKNNKWTASTVLQHKFNASHFNRTGVIVNQLHYNSSLAFSPEFKDPLYTYLDEESTINTYQFFTQSQFDLSSRLKLNVGIHSQYVNFNDELTFEPRASLSYQLSPNRSIGFAYGKHSKLEPLPLYFSEIEENGVVTQPNTSLPLSKSHHYVFSYDWNINEKISLSIEPYYQRLYDIPVIPDSSYSAINIDAQWLYEDKLEGTGTGENMGVDITLSRSLDQGFYYMFTGSVFDSKYKGGDGIERNTRYNRGFVVNAIYGKEWVVGKSKNKVLGLSGRLNFLGGKYTTPLDTEESMDNKEVIYDESKIYTVKQDPSYRLDISFYWKINKRRHTGTWKLQLLNALGSKDDYGYLYNYQTQRLEKDDAQIIIPSLAYKIEF, from the coding sequence ATGATGAAAAAAACTATTTGTTCTATGCTATGCTTACTATTAGCAACAACTGTCTTTTCGCAAGAACTCACTCAAGTCATAAGAGGTCAGATTGTCGACGCTACCTCTAAAGCTCCTCTGCCTTTTGCTACTATAATTGTTACTTCTTTGGAAGCACCTTTAGGTATTGTGGCAGATGATCAAGGTAACTTCAGATTGGAAGGTGTTCCGGTAGGTCGACAGAATGTAAAAGTAACGTTGATGGGGTATGAGCCTGTAATGGTGAATAATTTGATGCTGAATTCTGCTAAGGAATTAGTCCTTACGATTCCGTTAAAAGAGAGTATCACTCAGATGGAAGAAGTGGTGATTCGGGCTTCAGAAGGCAATGGTAAAACTTTAAATGAAATGGTCAGTGTAAGTGGTCAATCTTTTACAGTAGAACAAACAGAAAGACTAGCTGTTTTTGATGATCCCGCTAGGGTAGTGGCCTCTTTTGCCGGTGTAACTACTGGAAATCTAGACGATAATGGAGTGGTTATTAGAGGAAATGCTCCTAAAGGTGTTTTATGGAGATTAGAAGGAGTAGAAATTCCTAATCCTAACCATTTTGGAGGCCTTGGTTCTTTTGGAGGGGGTGCTATTTCTGCCTTAAGTGGATTAATGCTAGGGGATTCTGATTTCTTAACCGGAGCCTTCCCTGCCGAATATGGGAATGCGATGTCTGGTGTTTTCGATATGCAATTCCGAAACGGAAATAATGAAACAGCCGAACATGCCGTTCAGTTGGGAACATTAGGTTTGGATATATCTTCTGAAGGTCCATTTTCGAAAAATAGTAATGCGTCATATCTCTTCAATTATAGATATTCTACCTTAGCACTAATAAAGCCTATCTTACCCGAAGATAATGGTATCCCAACTTATCAAGACCTTAGTTTTAAAATTAATGTTCCAACCCAAAAAGCGGGTGTATTTTCTATTTGGGGTTTAGGTTTAATAGATGGTATTGATTCTAGGGCGAATACCGATACTACAGAATGGATTTCTGAATATGACAGTTACTCAGACTTAGGTACATTTAGAACCGGAATTCTAGGTGTAACTCATAATTATTCATTTAGCAATAAAACCTTCTTAAAAACATCTATTGTAGCATCACAAGAGTACAAGAGGTACGAAGAAGAGCGTTATGATTTCCAGTTAGACGCTTTTCCAACGGCTGACTTAAGTATTAAAAATAATAAATGGACAGCCTCAACGGTATTACAACATAAATTTAATGCCTCTCACTTTAACCGAACGGGAGTAATTGTAAATCAATTGCATTACAATTCTAGTTTAGCATTCTCTCCAGAATTTAAAGATCCGCTGTATACTTACTTAGATGAAGAAAGTACGATTAATACCTATCAGTTTTTTACACAGTCTCAATTTGATTTATCTTCTCGTTTAAAATTAAATGTAGGTATCCATAGCCAATATGTAAACTTCAACGATGAGTTAACGTTTGAGCCTAGGGCAAGTTTATCTTATCAACTTTCTCCAAACAGGTCTATTGGATTTGCATATGGTAAACATTCTAAACTAGAACCATTGCCATTGTATTTTAGTGAAATTGAAGAAAATGGAGTAGTTACTCAACCCAATACCTCTTTGCCGCTATCTAAATCACATCATTATGTTTTTTCATATGATTGGAATATTAATGAAAAAATTAGTCTAAGCATTGAACCCTACTACCAACGTCTTTATGATATTCCAGTGATTCCTGATAGTTCTTACTCGGCAATCAATATTGATGCTCAATGGTTATATGAAGATAAATTGGAAGGAACAGGAACAGGTGAAAACATGGGAGTAGATATAACTTTATCAAGAAGTTTAGACCAAGGATTTTACTATATGTTTACCGGTTCTGTTTTTGATTCGAAATATAAAGGAGGTGATGGAATTGAGCGTAATACAAGATACAATAGAGGTTTTGTAGTGAATGCGATCTATGGTAAAGAATGGGTAGTAGGAAAATCAAAAAACAAAGTATTGGGACTTAGTGGCCGATTGAATTTTCTTGGAGGAAAATATACCACACCTTTAGATACTGAAGAGAGTATGGATAATAAAGAGGTCATTTATGATGAATCTAAAATTTATACAGTGAAACAAGATCCATCTTACCGTTTAGACATTTCATTTTATTGGAAAATTAATAAAAGAAGACATACGGGAACATGGAAATTGCAACTACTAAATGCCCTCGGTAGTAAGGATGATTATGGCTATTTGTACAATTATCAAACTCAAAGATTGGAGAAAGATGATGCACAAATTATCATACCGTCATTAGCTTACAAGATTGAGTTTTAA